The proteins below come from a single Cannabis sativa cultivar Pink pepper isolate KNU-18-1 chromosome 3, ASM2916894v1, whole genome shotgun sequence genomic window:
- the LOC115709745 gene encoding probable glycerol-3-phosphate dehydrogenase [NAD(+)] 1, cytosolic, with translation MVGDGDGDGDGDGVIHNEYSNGLVHNSNGLIEDKIDEIRRLLGKAEGDPLKIVGVGAGAWGSVFIAMLQDCYGHLRDKVLIRIWRRPGRAIDKATAEHLFEIINSREDVLRRLIRRCAYLKYVEARLGDRTLYADEILKDGFCVNMIDTPLCPLKVVTNLQEAVWDADILVNGLPSTETREVFEEISKYWKERIAMPVIISLSKGVEAELEIEPRIITPTQMINRATGVPIENILYLGGPNIASEIYNKEYANARICGGEKWRKPLATFLRQPHFIVWDNGDLVTHEVMGGLKNVYAIGAGMVAALTKESATSKSVYFAHCTSEMIFITHLLAEEPEKLAGPLLADTYVTLLKGRNAWYGQKLAKKELSLEMGDSIKGKGMIQGVSAVKAFFELLSHSSLSVLHPEENKHVAPVELCPILKMLYKILIKREYSSQAILQTLRDETMNDPRDRIQIAQTHVFYRPSLLGHQP, from the exons ATGGTTGGGGATGGTGATGGTGATGGTGATGGTGATGGTGTGATTCATAATGAGTACTCAAATGGATTGGTACATAATTCGAATGGTTTAATTGAAGACAAGATCGATGAGATTCGTCGGCTTTTGGGGAAAGCTGAAGGTGATCCTTTGAAGATAGTTGGTGTTGGTGCTGGTGCTTGGGGCAGTGTGTTTATTGCCATGTTGCAGGATTGTTATGGTCACTTAAGAGACAAGGTTTTGATAAGAATTTGGAGAAGACCGGGAAGAGCAATCGATAAAGCCACAGCTGAACATTTATTCGAAATAATCAACTCGAGAGAAGATGTGTTGAGGAGACTAATCAGACGCTGTGCTTATTTGAAGTATGTCGAGGCAAGATTAGGTGATCGAACGCTCTATGCTGATGAGATATTGAAAGACGGTTTTTGTGTAAATATGATTGATACTCCTCTTTGCCCCTTGAAGGTTGTTACTAACTTGCAGGAAGCTGTGTGGGATGCTGATATTTTGGTAAATGGATTGCCCTCGACAGAAACTCGTGAAGTGTTTGAAGAGATTAGCAAGTATTGGAAAGAGAGAATAGCAATGCCGGTTATTATTTCTCTGTCTAAAGGTGTAGAGGCTGAACTTGAGATTGAGCCACGGATTATTACTCCTACACAAATGATCAATCGAGCTA CTGGAGTTCCAATTGAGAACATTCTCTATCTTGGAGGTCCTAATATTGCCTCAGAAATATACAACAAGGAGTATGCTAATGCTCGAATATGTGGAGGCGAAAAATGGAGAAAACCATTGGCTACATTTTTGAGACAACCCCATTTTATAGTGTGGGACAATGGTGATCTAGTTACTCATGAAGTGATGGGCGGTTTGAAAAATGTCTATGCAATCGGAGCTG GAATGGTAGCTGCTTTAACAAAAGAAAGTGCAACGAGCAAATCGGTGTATTTTGCACATTGCACATCCGAAATGATATTCATAACTCATCTTTTGGCAGAAGAGCCAGAGAAACTTGCAGGGCCTTTGCTTGCCGATACTTATGTGACATTGTTGAAAGGTCGTAATGCATGGTACGGACAAAAGTTAGCCAAAAAAGAGTTGAGCCTCGAAATGGGTGATAGCATCAAGGGAAAGGGTATGATTCAG GGTGTCTCTGCTGTGAAAGCATTTTTCGAGTTGTTAAGCCATTCATCGTTGAGTGTGTTACACCCCGAAGAAAACAAGCATGTTGCTCCGGTTGAGCTCTGTCCTATACTGAAAATGCTCTATAAAATCCTTATCAAAAG GGAGTATTCATCACAAGCTATTCTTCAAACACTAAGAGACGAAACGATGAACGACCCGAGAGATCGT